The following are from one region of the Mucilaginibacter terrenus genome:
- a CDS encoding SGNH/GDSL hydrolase family protein, producing MKSFTLLALIIAMTACGKSPSPVINTQATTMPGKQPLTYLALGDSYTIGEAVDLKQNFPNQLATQLTAAGYPTDAPAIIARTGWTTGELISAIEAGDTKGKTYDIVTLLIGVNNQYRGCSKEDYRKEFVQLLQTAIDYAGGNKAHVFVLSIPDWGVTPFANSRDRQQIAKEIDEFNAINAAETVSSGLSYTNITLISKKASADTNLTANDGLHPSAVMYSLWVEQLLPAVKSQLQ from the coding sequence ATGAAATCATTTACCTTATTGGCCCTGATAATTGCCATGACCGCGTGCGGAAAATCACCTTCACCGGTAATAAATACACAAGCTACAACTATGCCCGGAAAACAACCCTTAACCTACCTGGCACTCGGTGACAGCTACACCATTGGCGAAGCTGTCGATCTGAAGCAGAATTTTCCAAACCAACTTGCTACGCAACTAACGGCTGCAGGATATCCTACCGATGCGCCTGCCATTATTGCACGTACGGGCTGGACCACCGGTGAGCTTATTAGCGCTATTGAAGCAGGCGATACAAAGGGCAAAACATATGATATTGTAACCTTACTTATAGGCGTGAACAACCAGTACCGCGGCTGCAGCAAAGAAGATTACCGTAAAGAGTTTGTACAACTCTTACAAACCGCGATAGATTACGCTGGCGGTAACAAGGCACATGTTTTTGTATTATCCATTCCTGACTGGGGCGTGACACCTTTCGCAAACAGCCGCGACCGGCAGCAGATTGCGAAGGAAATAGATGAGTTTAATGCGATCAACGCTGCAGAAACCGTAAGTTCAGGGCTCAGTTACACAAACATCACTCTTATATCTAAGAAAGCATCTGCAGATACTAACCTTACCGCCAATGACGGATTGCATCCCTCTGCAGTAATGTACAGCCTGTGGGTAGAGCAGCTACTACCCGCTGTTAAAAGCCAGCTGCAATAA
- a CDS encoding SGNH/GDSL hydrolase family protein, whose protein sequence is MNRVLLCLILAFTTAAVKAQQLVAVTDSLSYLAMGDSYTVGRLMPLAQTFPFLLAAKLNSKGIKTSRPVIVAQNGWRTDELLKAIKDTSIKHTYDFVTLLIGVNNHYQRKPIEVYRTEFKQLLDSAIAYAKGNAIHVIVLSIPDWGATPFATGRNPPKIAAEIDAYNDINKELTKIAGANYINITSLTRDVADSPDIYAPDKLHYSGKMYGWWADKAAAIVKKMIN, encoded by the coding sequence ATGAACAGGGTATTGCTGTGTTTAATCCTGGCATTTACCACGGCAGCTGTTAAAGCTCAGCAACTTGTAGCCGTAACCGACTCCCTTAGCTATTTGGCGATGGGCGACTCGTATACCGTTGGTCGGCTAATGCCACTTGCACAAACGTTCCCGTTCCTGTTAGCAGCTAAATTAAACAGCAAGGGAATCAAAACTTCAAGGCCTGTTATAGTAGCTCAAAATGGTTGGCGCACGGATGAACTTTTGAAAGCTATTAAAGATACAAGCATAAAACACACCTATGATTTTGTCACCCTATTAATAGGCGTTAACAACCATTACCAGAGAAAGCCAATTGAAGTTTATCGTACAGAGTTTAAACAACTTTTAGATTCCGCCATTGCCTACGCCAAAGGAAATGCAATACATGTTATTGTTCTCTCTATCCCTGATTGGGGCGCCACCCCGTTTGCAACCGGTCGTAATCCACCTAAAATTGCGGCTGAGATTGACGCCTATAACGACATAAATAAAGAACTCACCAAAATAGCCGGTGCCAATTACATTAACATTACCAGCCTTACACGAGATGTCGCCGACAGTCCGGATATCTACGCGCCGGATAAGCTGCACTATTCCGGAAAAATGTATGGCTGGTGGGCAGACAAAGCTGCTGCCATAGTTAAAAAGATGATTAATTGA
- a CDS encoding pyrophosphohydrolase domain-containing protein gives MQEPNALNQVAEFHRTFKHPVVDSPAIPSKERCALRVSLLAEEVNELQEAIADNNLVEIADALCDIQYVLAGAILEFGLGEKFKELFDEVHRSNMSKACKTIEEAEQTIAHYKAKDGSESHHKEEDGLYLIYRTNDNKTLKSINYSPADLGGILL, from the coding sequence ATGCAAGAGCCAAACGCTTTAAATCAGGTTGCCGAATTTCACAGAACATTTAAACATCCGGTGGTTGATAGTCCGGCTATTCCCTCCAAAGAGCGCTGCGCGTTGCGGGTATCTTTGCTGGCGGAAGAAGTGAATGAACTACAGGAAGCCATTGCAGATAACAACCTGGTGGAAATTGCCGATGCCTTGTGCGATATTCAATACGTACTTGCGGGAGCTATACTTGAGTTTGGTTTAGGAGAAAAGTTTAAGGAGTTGTTTGACGAGGTTCATCGCTCAAACATGAGTAAAGCGTGCAAAACTATTGAGGAGGCTGAACAAACCATTGCTCATTACAAAGCTAAGGATGGCAGCGAATCTCACCATAAAGAAGAGGATGGCTTATACCTAATCTATCGTACTAACGATAATAAAACGCTCAAGTCCATCAACTATTCACCTGCAGATCTGGGCGGAATTTTGCTTTAA
- a CDS encoding sugar O-acetyltransferase encodes MKTELQKMLDGELYVAGDQQLVDMRSRARMLLSKYNQMIAEPLEPRTAILKQLLGECSTLDIQPPFYCDYGTHIQVGENFFMNFNCVILDCAMVTIGDNFMAGPCVQIYTAYHPLQASERIKGPELAKPITIGDNVWIGGGAIICPGVTIGNNTTIGAGSVVTKDIPDNVFAAGNPCRVIRSC; translated from the coding sequence ATGAAAACCGAACTTCAAAAAATGCTCGACGGTGAACTGTACGTGGCCGGCGATCAGCAGCTTGTTGATATGCGCAGCCGTGCCCGGATGCTGCTGAGCAAATACAATCAGATGATTGCTGAACCGTTGGAACCTCGCACCGCCATATTAAAACAGTTGCTTGGAGAGTGCAGCACACTAGATATACAGCCGCCATTCTATTGCGATTATGGTACCCATATACAGGTTGGCGAAAACTTTTTCATGAACTTTAACTGCGTGATACTGGATTGCGCTATGGTTACTATAGGGGATAACTTTATGGCCGGCCCATGTGTGCAGATATATACAGCCTATCATCCGCTGCAGGCAAGCGAACGCATTAAAGGTCCTGAACTTGCCAAGCCGATAACCATTGGGGACAATGTATGGATAGGCGGGGGCGCAATTATTTGCCCCGGCGTAACTATTGGTAATAATACCACTATTGGCGCAGGCAGTGTGGTAACGAAAGATATCCCGGATAACGTATTTGCGGCGGGTAACCCATGTAGGGTGATCAGAAGCTGTTGA
- a CDS encoding L-serine ammonia-lyase, giving the protein MQREQISVFDMFKIGIGPSSSHTLGPWRAAQQFLHIIEQQDALSAVVEVKVLLYGSLAKTGKGHGTDIAILLGLSGDDPVTFEVDKIDSKIGGINLSHTLLLAGKKLISFHYEDDMIFLFTESLPYHPNAVTFQAFLSTGKAITATFYSIGGGFVVKEGGQTQQRAEVDLPFPIDTAGDLLHWCLKTGLKISEVVQENELAWRPEAETRYGILNIFKVMQECMYRGCHTTGSLPGGLNVARRASALNKRLINGRTYNDYTGWVIAIRQTGNSFQSILDWVSCFALAVNEENASFGRVVTAPTNGAAGVIPAVLQYFICFCDGFDEERIIQFLCTASEVGSIFKKGATISAAMGGCQAEIGVSSAMAAAALTEVLGGSQRQVLMAAEIAMEHHLGMTCDPIGGLVQVPCIERNTMGAIKAITASQLALQSNPDKAKVSLDAVVKTMWQTALDMNSKYKETSDGGLAINIPISLPEC; this is encoded by the coding sequence ATGCAGAGAGAGCAGATTTCCGTCTTCGATATGTTTAAGATAGGCATTGGCCCGTCAAGTTCACATACGCTTGGCCCGTGGCGTGCTGCCCAGCAGTTTCTGCACATAATAGAGCAGCAGGATGCTTTATCTGCCGTTGTGGAGGTTAAGGTGCTGCTTTATGGTTCTCTTGCGAAAACGGGGAAAGGCCACGGTACCGATATTGCCATTTTGCTGGGGCTTAGCGGTGATGACCCGGTAACATTTGAGGTGGATAAAATAGATAGTAAGATAGGCGGAATAAATCTTAGTCATACTTTGCTACTGGCCGGTAAAAAATTGATCAGTTTTCATTATGAAGACGACATGATCTTTTTGTTTACAGAGAGCCTGCCTTATCATCCAAACGCGGTTACCTTCCAGGCATTCTTAAGTACGGGTAAAGCAATTACTGCCACGTTTTACTCTATAGGTGGCGGCTTTGTGGTTAAGGAAGGTGGCCAAACACAACAACGTGCAGAAGTTGACCTACCTTTCCCGATAGACACCGCGGGCGACCTGCTGCACTGGTGCCTTAAAACCGGCCTAAAAATATCTGAAGTAGTACAGGAGAACGAACTAGCGTGGCGACCGGAAGCAGAAACCAGATACGGAATACTGAATATATTTAAGGTAATGCAGGAATGCATGTATCGCGGCTGCCATACTACCGGCAGCCTGCCAGGAGGGCTTAATGTTGCCCGCCGTGCATCTGCCCTGAACAAGCGGCTTATAAATGGCAGAACTTATAACGACTACACAGGCTGGGTTATTGCGATACGCCAAACCGGCAACAGTTTCCAAAGCATATTAGATTGGGTAAGCTGTTTTGCCCTTGCCGTAAATGAAGAGAATGCTTCCTTTGGCCGGGTAGTTACCGCGCCTACTAACGGTGCTGCAGGGGTGATCCCGGCGGTACTGCAATATTTTATTTGCTTTTGCGACGGCTTTGATGAGGAGCGTATTATACAGTTCCTTTGTACTGCTTCTGAAGTAGGCAGCATATTTAAAAAGGGGGCTACCATATCTGCTGCTATGGGCGGGTGCCAGGCAGAAATTGGCGTGTCATCAGCTATGGCTGCGGCGGCACTTACCGAAGTGCTTGGCGGTAGCCAACGCCAGGTTTTGATGGCTGCCGAAATTGCTATGGAGCACCACCTGGGTATGACGTGCGACCCTATTGGCGGATTGGTACAGGTGCCTTGTATAGAACGCAATACCATGGGCGCTATAAAGGCTATTACCGCAAGTCAGCTGGCATTGCAGAGTAACCCGGACAAAGCTAAGGTAAGCCTTGACGCGGTTGTAAAAACCATGTGGCAAACCGCACTGGACATGAACTCCAAATACAAAGAAACCAGCGACGGGGGACTTGCTATAAATATCCCTATCAGTTTGCCGGAATGTTGA
- a CDS encoding DUF5684 domain-containing protein — translation METYDSGSGGAIFAVMAAIFSIPMLIIWIISIVGMWKMYEKAGKPGWAAIIPIYNIIVLLEIIGKPLWWFLLLLVPCVNIIFAVWMINLLSKSFGQSEGFTIGLLLLPFVFYPLLGFGNYRYVGPAGAGAGAAGFKPYDPADNYRDPFNTPPPPQV, via the coding sequence ATGGAAACTTACGATTCAGGTTCAGGCGGTGCCATTTTTGCTGTGATGGCGGCAATTTTTTCTATTCCAATGCTTATCATTTGGATCATCAGCATTGTTGGCATGTGGAAAATGTATGAAAAAGCAGGCAAACCCGGTTGGGCTGCTATAATCCCGATCTACAACATTATTGTGTTACTGGAGATCATTGGTAAACCGCTTTGGTGGTTTCTATTGCTGCTTGTGCCTTGCGTAAATATCATTTTTGCCGTGTGGATGATAAATCTGTTAAGTAAAAGTTTCGGACAAAGCGAAGGTTTTACTATCGGACTACTGCTGCTTCCGTTTGTTTTCTATCCGCTATTAGGTTTCGGCAACTACCGCTATGTTGGGCCTGCAGGTGCGGGCGCAGGAGCAGCCGGCTTTAAACCGTATGATCCGGCAGACAATTACCGGGATCCTTTTAATACACCACCGCCCCCGCAAGTTTAA
- a CDS encoding DUF2752 domain-containing protein, with translation MLNSLYIPCNLVLFGAWLQGYLLPCPFKFLTGIDCPGCGFQRSVLALLQGNLHQSFILYPATIPLLVVFAYSGLERFWKLDDNRSIIKKTIYISMASVILVSYCLKMTHTYLH, from the coding sequence ATGCTTAATAGTTTATATATCCCCTGCAACCTCGTACTATTTGGTGCATGGCTGCAGGGGTATTTACTTCCCTGTCCTTTTAAATTTCTTACCGGGATAGATTGTCCGGGCTGCGGGTTCCAGCGTTCGGTATTAGCCCTTCTTCAGGGCAATTTACATCAAAGCTTTATATTGTATCCTGCTACCATTCCTTTATTAGTGGTATTTGCGTACAGCGGGTTAGAACGGTTTTGGAAGCTGGACGACAACCGTTCGATCATAAAAAAAACCATCTATATAAGTATGGCGTCGGTCATACTTGTCAGTTACTGCCTTAAAATGACGCATACTTACCTGCATTAA
- a CDS encoding RDD family protein, whose product MQTVRITTSQNIDIDYELAGLGERIVGSIIDFAIFFVLYFFFIILGISLNMQDFSGLFVIIIYAVLYVFYDLACEVFMNGQSIGKKIMKVRVISQDGAQPRLSQYLLRWLLRIIDFGLTAGSVALVTAAISTKVQRLGDLVAGTIVIKTQPRTNMSQIAFVAAEDNYIPLFPETAQLSGEDIDLVNEVINTYIKTDNNVVVYNMAQRIKKHLGIAPPAEMNDLRFLQTIIKDYTHQIARAEVI is encoded by the coding sequence ATGCAAACCGTACGGATAACCACATCACAAAATATAGATATTGATTACGAACTTGCCGGGTTAGGTGAACGTATAGTTGGCAGCATTATAGACTTTGCTATATTCTTTGTGCTGTACTTCTTTTTTATCATACTGGGCATCAGCCTTAACATGCAGGATTTTTCGGGTTTGTTTGTAATTATCATCTATGCAGTGCTGTACGTTTTTTACGACCTCGCTTGTGAGGTTTTCATGAACGGGCAGTCCATCGGAAAAAAGATAATGAAGGTAAGGGTGATCAGCCAGGATGGTGCACAGCCCAGGCTAAGCCAATATTTATTAAGGTGGCTGTTGAGAATTATAGATTTTGGCCTTACTGCGGGCTCCGTGGCTTTAGTAACGGCTGCAATAAGTACGAAAGTACAGCGATTAGGCGACCTGGTAGCGGGGACTATCGTTATAAAAACACAGCCGCGTACCAATATGAGTCAGATCGCATTTGTTGCTGCGGAAGATAATTATATACCACTATTTCCGGAAACTGCCCAACTTAGCGGTGAAGATATAGACCTGGTGAACGAAGTGATAAATACTTACATTAAAACAGATAACAACGTAGTGGTTTATAATATGGCCCAGCGAATAAAAAAGCACCTTGGCATTGCTCCACCGGCTGAAATGAATGACCTGCGGTTTTTGCAAACCATAATTAAGGACTATACGCATCAGATTGCCCGTGCTGAAGTTATTTAA
- a CDS encoding stage II sporulation protein M produces MREPIFVKQNSKKWERFESSTTSDADELADSFIQITDDLAYAKTFYPKSKTTTYLNGLASRFHQSIYKNKSEKGNRFITFWRFELPLLFYSYRKQLLYSFTFSLVFALIGWVSAKYDENFIRLIMGDEYVDMTNANIAKGDPFGVYKQSGEFSMFFMIAVNNIYVSLSTFVSGMIFSIGTVYQLFRNCLMLGAFEYYFFSKGLGMQSVLVIWIHGTLEISAIIIAGAAGLVLGNSFLFPKTYTRLFSLKRGAMDGMKIAVGLVPIFITAAFFEGFVTRHTEMPAWLSVSILASSLTFIIWYVVLYPRALNKKTLYGTSN; encoded by the coding sequence ATGCGCGAACCTATTTTTGTTAAGCAGAACTCTAAAAAATGGGAGCGCTTTGAGTCATCTACCACCAGTGACGCGGATGAACTAGCAGACAGCTTCATACAAATCACAGACGATCTGGCCTACGCCAAAACATTCTACCCAAAATCTAAAACCACTACGTACCTCAACGGACTGGCCAGCAGGTTTCATCAATCCATCTACAAGAACAAAAGCGAAAAGGGCAATCGTTTCATAACTTTCTGGAGGTTTGAGCTGCCGCTATTATTTTATAGCTACCGCAAGCAACTGCTTTACTCATTCACTTTTTCCCTTGTATTTGCACTTATTGGCTGGGTGTCGGCAAAGTATGACGAAAATTTTATCCGGCTGATAATGGGTGATGAGTATGTAGACATGACAAACGCTAATATAGCCAAGGGCGACCCGTTTGGGGTGTATAAACAAAGCGGCGAGTTCTCGATGTTTTTCATGATTGCCGTAAACAATATCTATGTGTCACTTAGCACCTTTGTAAGCGGTATGATTTTTTCAATAGGGACTGTTTATCAATTGTTTCGTAACTGTTTAATGCTGGGTGCATTTGAGTACTACTTTTTCAGTAAAGGACTCGGCATGCAATCGGTGCTGGTGATATGGATACATGGCACACTGGAGATTTCGGCAATTATCATTGCCGGCGCTGCAGGGCTGGTATTAGGCAACAGCTTTTTGTTTCCTAAAACATACACCCGGTTGTTTTCATTAAAAAGGGGAGCAATGGACGGTATGAAGATTGCCGTAGGCCTGGTACCCATATTTATCACTGCCGCCTTTTTTGAGGGCTTTGTAACACGGCACACCGAAATGCCTGCATGGCTCAGTGTTAGTATCCTTGCGTCTTCACTCACATTTATAATATGGTACGTGGTGTTATATCCACGGGCACTCAACAAAAAAACATTGTATGGAACCTCAAATTGA
- a CDS encoding DUF4129 domain-containing protein, translating into MLKAASLFIFLLTATLSHAAPDTAKVHRPATLVIDTGTVAQRTFDKTAIEKLKRQPEFDYQQNYSGPSLWTRFWKWFWSLFETSGGGKALGWFLISLKWLILIGGPLVIVLIILKLTGIDPLSIFRRQPYTSLAYSESEENIHEIDFDAEIEKAVSVNNYRLAVRLLYLRCLKQLSDSELINWQINKTNTNYINELTDNIQKDTFKQLTRQFEYAWYGDFLITAESYRKISQMFNNFKSNAS; encoded by the coding sequence ATGTTAAAAGCTGCCTCCCTTTTTATTTTCCTGCTTACTGCAACCCTGAGCCATGCAGCGCCAGATACCGCTAAGGTACACCGCCCGGCTACACTGGTGATTGATACGGGCACAGTTGCGCAACGAACGTTTGACAAGACGGCTATAGAAAAGTTAAAAAGACAGCCGGAGTTCGACTATCAGCAAAACTACTCCGGCCCATCACTTTGGACGCGCTTTTGGAAATGGTTTTGGTCGTTGTTTGAAACGAGCGGTGGCGGAAAAGCTTTGGGATGGTTCCTGATATCTCTTAAATGGTTGATCTTAATAGGCGGACCATTGGTTATTGTGTTAATCATTCTCAAACTTACCGGTATCGACCCATTAAGCATCTTCAGGCGCCAACCTTATACATCTTTAGCCTATTCAGAGTCTGAAGAGAACATACACGAGATTGACTTTGATGCGGAGATTGAAAAAGCCGTTTCAGTTAATAATTACCGGCTGGCTGTAAGGCTGCTATACCTGCGCTGCTTAAAACAACTAAGCGACAGCGAATTAATCAACTGGCAAATAAATAAGACAAATACCAATTACATAAACGAGTTAACTGATAACATCCAAAAAGATACTTTTAAACAGCTGACGCGACAGTTTGAATATGCATGGTACGGCGACTTCCTAATAACTGCCGAAAGCTACCGTAAGATAAGCCAAATGTTTAACAACTTTAAAAGCAATGCCTCATGA
- a CDS encoding DUF4350 domain-containing protein, which yields MRDFKIYISIGIALLLVYVVAQYNKPNPTSWDTTLQYNDKIPFGTYILYNRLNDIFPAATVTRTNRSAYRVFNDSTMVPGNYLITAKAVNFSKTDYAAMVKFISRGNSVLISTFDMSDALADTLKLSISNEFGKHSPFLNFTSRKVNKDLDYQFDKHIADQYFSKFDTAKAVVLGRNEYGNSNFIRYRYGKGNLFLFANPQLLTNYSLLKPMGADYASKVLSYLPANVSHVYWDQFQNHDIAVNTSPMRVFFEYAALRWAYYIALAGMLLFVIYEVKRRQRIIPIVDPLTNSTLEFVNVVGKVYYEQRDNANIASKKIVYFSEHLRNTFGIKAGTFQREFVDQLASKTGIDDQFADELVRYINYLLPQSKVTDQELITLNQLIEKFHKQSGS from the coding sequence ATGAGAGATTTTAAGATCTACATAAGTATAGGTATTGCATTGTTGTTGGTATATGTGGTTGCTCAGTACAACAAACCAAACCCAACAAGTTGGGACACTACTCTACAGTACAACGATAAGATCCCCTTTGGTACATACATCCTGTATAATCGCTTAAACGACATCTTCCCCGCTGCTACGGTCACCCGCACCAACAGGAGCGCCTATCGCGTGTTCAATGATAGCACGATGGTGCCCGGCAACTATCTTATTACAGCCAAAGCCGTCAACTTCAGCAAAACCGATTACGCAGCGATGGTGAAATTCATTAGCAGAGGCAATTCGGTACTCATCAGTACATTTGACATGAGCGATGCCCTTGCTGATACTTTGAAACTCAGCATCAGCAACGAGTTCGGCAAGCATTCTCCATTTCTGAATTTCACCAGCCGTAAGGTAAATAAAGATCTTGACTATCAATTTGACAAGCACATAGCCGACCAATACTTTAGTAAGTTTGATACGGCTAAAGCAGTTGTTTTAGGCCGTAACGAATACGGCAACAGTAACTTCATCCGGTATCGTTATGGTAAAGGCAACTTGTTCTTATTCGCAAATCCGCAGCTGCTCACCAACTATAGCTTGTTAAAGCCGATGGGTGCAGATTATGCTTCAAAAGTATTGTCGTACTTGCCCGCAAATGTTAGCCATGTATACTGGGACCAGTTCCAAAACCACGACATAGCAGTAAACACATCCCCCATGCGCGTATTTTTTGAGTATGCAGCGCTGCGCTGGGCTTACTACATTGCATTAGCCGGGATGTTGCTGTTTGTTATTTACGAGGTAAAACGCCGGCAGCGCATCATACCTATTGTAGACCCGTTAACCAATAGCACGCTGGAGTTTGTAAACGTAGTTGGCAAGGTCTACTATGAACAACGTGACAACGCCAATATAGCGTCTAAAAAGATCGTGTACTTTTCGGAGCACCTGCGCAACACATTTGGCATAAAAGCGGGAACGTTTCAGCGCGAATTTGTAGATCAGCTCGCAAGTAAAACCGGTATCGACGATCAGTTTGCTGATGAACTGGTGCGGTACATTAACTACCTGCTGCCACAAAGCAAGGTTACCGATCAGGAGCTTATTACATTAAACCAGTTAATAGAAAAATTTCACAAGCAATCCGGCTCATAA
- a CDS encoding AAA family ATPase, translated as MENENFEQRTDLGRLSNAVEQIKATLSTIIVGQQQVIDLIIAGILADGHILIEGVPGVAKTLTAKLVAKAVDAQYSRIQFTPDLMPSDVLGTSVFNLQTASFEFKQGPVFGNIILIDEINRAPAKTQSALFEVMEERQVTIDSHTYKMHEPFIVLATQNPVEQEGTYRLPEAQLDRFLFKIEIKYPSFEEEITILTQQHQQKTLEQVSEVKPVLSGSDIVALRQQVRALYVEPKILAFAARIVIETRSNRSIYLGGSPRASLAIVYAAKAIAAINGRDFVTPDDIILVAAPVLRHRIMLTPDKEMEGVTPDEVIAQIIQKIEIPR; from the coding sequence ATGGAAAACGAAAATTTTGAACAACGTACCGATCTGGGCAGGCTCAGCAACGCTGTCGAGCAGATAAAAGCCACACTGTCTACCATCATTGTAGGCCAGCAACAGGTAATCGATTTAATTATCGCCGGGATATTGGCAGATGGCCACATATTAATAGAAGGTGTGCCCGGCGTTGCAAAAACCCTCACGGCAAAGCTTGTAGCCAAAGCTGTTGACGCACAATATTCCCGCATACAGTTCACGCCCGACCTTATGCCGTCTGATGTGCTGGGTACATCAGTATTCAACCTGCAAACAGCTTCTTTTGAGTTTAAACAGGGCCCTGTTTTTGGTAACATTATCCTGATAGACGAGATTAACCGCGCTCCGGCCAAAACACAATCGGCATTGTTTGAGGTAATGGAAGAACGCCAGGTGACCATAGACAGCCACACTTACAAAATGCATGAGCCATTTATAGTATTGGCTACGCAAAACCCGGTAGAGCAGGAAGGAACTTATCGCCTGCCTGAAGCCCAACTGGACCGCTTTCTTTTCAAGATTGAAATAAAATACCCGTCATTTGAGGAAGAAATAACTATCCTGACACAACAGCATCAGCAAAAAACGCTCGAGCAGGTGAGCGAAGTTAAGCCTGTGCTCTCGGGCAGCGACATTGTTGCTTTAAGGCAGCAGGTGCGTGCGTTGTATGTAGAGCCAAAGATCCTGGCCTTTGCAGCAAGGATAGTTATCGAAACACGAAGTAACCGTTCTATCTATCTTGGAGGATCGCCACGTGCGTCTTTAGCCATTGTTTATGCGGCTAAGGCAATTGCAGCAATAAACGGCCGCGATTTTGTAACGCCAGACGATATTATATTAGTAGCAGCGCCTGTGCTGAGGCATCGCATTATGCTTACGCCTGATAAAGAAATGGAAGGTGTTACGCCTGATGAAGTAATCGCTCAAATTATACAGAAGATAGAAATACCACGCTAA
- a CDS encoding DUF58 domain-containing protein, with protein MKKLINLFYTNLFLTGRFFLALSACSVFFLFAFFFPWLGIIPELTFWLLVLLILVDALMLYRVRTAVFAKRHAPERLSNSDDNELGIYIENRYPFTISAGIIDEIPVQFQKRDVWFKTTLKAGEHKLISYSLRPVKRGEYEFGSIRVFARSPIGLLSRRHNFEQAETLPVYPSFLQMRKYELMAISNRLNEFGIKKIRRLGQSREFEQIKTYVAGDDPRSINWKASARHGTLMTNSYTDEKSQQVYCIIDKSRVMKMPFEGLSLLDYAINASLVLSNVALLKQDKAGLITVAEKTGSVLQADRKHAQINKILEVLYKEKTRYLETNMEALYSTIRNVVKQRSLLVFFTNYESLPALQRHLPFLKRIARHHLLLVVFFENTELKHVTEQPANDVESIYVKTIAEKFAYDKRLIVKELAANGIQSILSTPKNLTVTTINKYLELKARQKI; from the coding sequence TTGAAGAAGCTCATTAATCTGTTTTACACCAACTTGTTCTTGACAGGCCGCTTTTTCTTAGCGCTTTCGGCCTGTTCTGTATTCTTTTTATTCGCTTTTTTCTTTCCGTGGCTGGGCATCATACCCGAGTTAACATTTTGGTTACTGGTGCTGCTTATTCTTGTTGATGCTTTGATGTTGTATAGAGTTCGTACTGCTGTATTTGCAAAACGTCATGCACCCGAACGCCTGAGCAACAGTGATGATAATGAATTGGGCATTTATATTGAGAATAGGTATCCATTCACCATTTCGGCAGGAATAATTGATGAGATTCCCGTGCAGTTTCAAAAACGGGATGTTTGGTTTAAAACAACGTTAAAGGCTGGCGAACATAAGCTTATTAGTTATAGCCTAAGGCCTGTAAAAAGAGGCGAGTATGAGTTTGGCAGCATCCGGGTATTTGCAAGATCGCCGATTGGCTTATTAAGCCGCCGCCATAATTTTGAACAAGCCGAAACTCTGCCGGTATATCCGTCTTTTTTGCAGATGCGCAAATATGAACTCATGGCCATTTCTAACCGGCTGAACGAGTTCGGCATAAAAAAGATCAGACGACTAGGGCAAAGCCGCGAATTTGAACAGATCAAGACCTATGTGGCCGGAGACGATCCGCGATCAATAAATTGGAAAGCTTCTGCAAGGCACGGCACCCTAATGACCAATTCCTATACAGATGAAAAGTCTCAGCAGGTTTATTGCATCATCGATAAATCGCGCGTTATGAAAATGCCCTTCGAGGGTTTAAGCCTGCTCGACTATGCCATTAATGCTAGCCTGGTACTATCAAATGTCGCTTTGCTGAAACAGGACAAAGCCGGACTGATAACGGTTGCAGAAAAAACAGGGAGCGTATTGCAAGCGGACAGAAAGCATGCGCAGATTAATAAGATACTGGAGGTATTGTACAAAGAAAAAACACGCTACCTCGAAACTAATATGGAAGCGCTGTACAGCACCATACGCAACGTTGTAAAGCAACGGAGTTTGCTGGTGTTCTTCACCAACTATGAAAGCCTGCCAGCTTTGCAACGGCACCTGCCATTTCTCAAGCGAATAGCGCGGCATCACTTGTTATTGGTTGTATTTTTTGAGAACACGGAGCTAAAACACGTTACCGAGCAGCCTGCAAACGATGTGGAAAGCATTTATGTAAAAACAATTGCTGAAAAGTTTGCCTATGATAAACGCTTGATTGTAAAAGAGCTTGCGGCTAATGGCATACAATCTATACTTAGCACACCAAAAAATCTGACCGTGACTACCATCAACAAATACCTGGAGTTAAAAGCCCGGCAGAAGATTTAA